Within Metabacillus sp. KUDC1714, the genomic segment TACAGTAACAGATATTATCGTGTCGGACACAGTGGATGCTGACTCATTTTATGAGGCTGTCCTATCAATTGAGAACCAATCAAACCATCCATTAGCAAAGGCGATTGTTGCAAAAATACAAAGGGATTATCCAAAGCGTATTGCGAATATGACTTCAGTAGATGAAAAATCAGGTTTTGGAGTTAGTGCTGTTTTGAATGACATCAATTGGAAAATTGGAAAAGCAGACTTTGTAGGTCGTCGCGAAGCATTAGTTTATGAAAATAAAGTAAGTGAGAAGTTTGCAAAGGAAGGGAAAACAATAGTTTATGTTGTTCGTGAAGAACAAATAGTTGGACTTTTAGCACTGAAAGATGTTGTTAGAGAAGAAGCGAAATCAGCTATATATACATTACGACAAAATGGGATTAAAACGATTATGCTTACAGGTGATAGCAAATCAACGGCAGAGGCAATTGCAACAGAATTGCAGGTTGACCACTTTATTGGTGAATGCTTACCAGAAGATAAAGTAAATGAAATTAAGGCGTTAAAAGAAAAATATGGTAATGTTACAATGATTGGGGATGGAATCAATGATGCTCCAGCTCTTGCTACATCAGATGTAGGAATTGCGATGGGAGAAGGGACAGATGTTGCTCTTGAAACAGCGGATATTATTTTAATGAAAAATGAACTATCTAAGCTTACAAAGGCTGTTAAGCTTTCGAAAAAGATGAATCGTATAGTAAAGCAGAATATAGTTTTTTCAATGGCTGTTATTGCACTACTTATTTGCTCGAATTTTATCCAAGTGTTAGATCTTCCATTGGGTGTAATTGGTCATGAAGGAAGTACAATTCTTGTTATCTTAAATGGCCTACGTTTACTAAGAGGAAATTAAAAAGCTAAAGCACAAAAAGGACTGAGATCAAGGTAAGTCCTTTTGTGCTTTACTAGTTTTATTTAACTCTTTCAAATTAGGCAGTTAAATCCCCACTGATTGAAGACTCGTTTAATTTAAGATTCAGTAGCGGAGGGTGGGGAAGTTGTTTCTTCTTCATCAGGTCTTTTGCTGACAATAATATAAGAAATAACAAAACAGCAAAAACCAAAGATCCAGCCGAACACTGTACTATAATAAAAAGTATCAATTAATGACATACCGATAATCGGTGAAAAAACTCCTATAATACAAAGAATTGGAACTAAGTAACGTTTTACCCATTGAAGCACGAACAACAACTCCTTAGTAGGAAGAAAGATATATAGAGTTTGTTCAAAAAGTCCGAGAAATAACAATGAAGCCTCTAAAGATAGTCTTCTGTTTCGCTACTTATGTACTAAGAATAGTGGTCTATCTTCCTGAAAGTATTCTTTTCTATTTTCAGGACTTCAAGGGCCTCCATCAAATAGAAGTAGCTAAACAAAGCTACACATTCTTGAGCTCCTCGGCTCTTTTTTCCTCCCTTTATAAAACACGAATGTATAGTAGATATTATACAAGAAAAAAATTATTTCGAGTACATAAGAAATATTAAAAACATGTTACAAATGTACTGTTTTAATTAAAAATAGGTAAAATTGAACTTTCTTTACAAAAGAGTGAGAAAGTCGCTTGGTCTTTTGTTGCTTACCCAATTCCCTTTTTGTATTTAAGATCCTGTTCCAAGATTAAATCCGCTGTTAGTTGTCCAGATAATGTAACCAAGGGAATTCCACCACCGGGATGTGTTGATCCACCAACAAAGTATAAATTTTTTAACAGCGGACTTCTGCTAGGGATTTTAAATCCGCCATTCTTTTTTCGGTCTGATACAACTCCATATAAGGAGCCACCGTTTGCACCATAATCTTGTTGGAAATCGTTTGGGGTTAATGTATATTCATATTCTATATTTTCTTTTAACCCTTCTATTCCCATACGTTCTAGCTTATTTAGAATGATTTGGCGGTATTCGTCTTTCTTTTCTTCCCATGTTTCGTCCTTTTTTAGTGAAGGCACATGAGTCAATACGTAAAGATTTTCTTTTCCAATAGGTGCTAGGTTTGGATCTGTTTTAGCTGAAATACCAACATAAATAGTTGGATCTGTAGCCGGTATTCCTTCTGTGAAGATTTGTTGGAACTCCTTCTTAGGAGATTCAGAAAAGAAAAAATTATGATGTGCTAAATGCGAATATGTCTTGTTTACACCTAATAGTAATAAGAGTCCTGAAACCGTAGGTGGATATTTTTCTAACCCATTGTGTTCCTCAGGAGTTATTGGTTGGTTGTTTAATAGTGTGTCGTAAGTGGGAACAGCTTCCAAATTGGATACAACAATATCTGCTTCAAATAAACATCCGTTTTCTAGCTCAATCGCATGTGCGTAAGAATTTTGTGTAACAATTCGTTTTACTTTGGAATTAA encodes:
- a CDS encoding phytoene desaturase family protein, producing the protein MKKKVIIIGGGLGGMSAAIRLAVDNYDVTILEKGKRLGGKLNSHCEQGFTFDTGPSILTMPWVLDHLFLNANRKLSDYITIKRIEPQWKAFFEDGTLINLTSDLPEMIKQLQSLCKEDASEFFNFLHYCNKMYDFHVKSTFKKSISGIQDLRTMLSVKDLFSMEPMKTTNQSTKKFFKNKKIQQLFNYLTMQSGSSPYQAPANLSNLAHIHLGLGSYYVEGGIFKIAEALSKILHELQVNVHLNSKVKRIVTQNSYAHAIELENGCLFEADIVVSNLEAVPTYDTLLNNQPITPEEHNGLEKYPPTVSGLLLLLGVNKTYSHLAHHNFFFSESPKKEFQQIFTEGIPATDPTIYVGISAKTDPNLAPIGKENLYVLTHVPSLKKDETWEEKKDEYRQIILNKLERMGIEGLKENIEYEYTLTPNDFQQDYGANGGSLYGVVSDRKKNGGFKIPSRSPLLKNLYFVGGSTHPGGGIPLVTLSGQLTADLILEQDLKYKKGIG